A genomic window from Arthrobacter sp. FW305-BF8 includes:
- a CDS encoding glutamate--cysteine ligase 2 — MRTFGVEEELLIVDPGSGEPLALADALLAGRKLAADDAPGRPRLLKKKAETKCDDDEMGLSAELKLEQIETQTRPCLDHAELLRQIRAGRALADEAAQGHSARIAALATSPLALSSHTTPDPRYARMLERFGLTAQEQLTCGFHVHTYIHSPDEGVAVLDRIRDKLAVLIALSANSPYWNGVATGFESYRTQAWNRWPSSGPSAIYGNVSAYRRVVNRLLDTGVVLDEGMIYFDARLSRNHPTVEVRVADVCLRAEDAALIAVLVRALVESACREWREGVEPAPVPTVLLRMAAWQASNFGLRGELLDFGSFRPVPARDVVNSLVDFLEPVLAENGEIELARQGVEAIFARGTGAAEQRGIRQVVLDKAEPDDGGLGAVVAHAVRATHKGTEEYVGPDAADAPELLRVRQL; from the coding sequence ATGCGCACTTTTGGTGTGGAGGAAGAGCTCCTGATCGTTGATCCGGGCAGCGGGGAACCGCTGGCGCTCGCCGATGCGCTGCTGGCAGGCCGCAAACTTGCTGCCGACGATGCCCCGGGCAGACCCCGGCTGCTGAAGAAAAAGGCCGAAACCAAGTGCGATGATGACGAAATGGGCCTGAGTGCAGAACTCAAGCTCGAGCAGATCGAGACGCAGACACGTCCGTGCCTGGACCACGCGGAACTGCTGCGCCAGATCCGCGCCGGCAGGGCACTGGCCGACGAAGCCGCCCAGGGCCACAGCGCCCGGATCGCCGCCCTGGCCACGTCGCCGCTGGCCCTGTCCAGCCACACCACCCCGGATCCGCGCTACGCCCGGATGCTGGAACGCTTCGGCCTGACCGCCCAGGAACAGCTCACCTGCGGCTTCCATGTGCACACCTATATCCATTCCCCCGACGAAGGCGTGGCAGTGCTGGACAGGATCCGGGACAAGCTGGCCGTCCTGATCGCACTCAGCGCCAACTCCCCATATTGGAACGGCGTTGCAACCGGGTTCGAGAGTTACCGGACGCAGGCATGGAACCGCTGGCCGTCGTCGGGCCCGTCTGCCATCTACGGCAACGTGTCCGCCTACCGCCGCGTGGTGAACCGGCTGTTGGATACCGGAGTGGTGCTGGACGAGGGCATGATCTATTTCGACGCACGCCTCTCCCGGAACCATCCCACCGTGGAGGTCCGGGTGGCGGACGTCTGCCTCCGCGCCGAGGACGCCGCTCTGATCGCCGTCCTGGTCCGTGCGCTCGTGGAATCGGCGTGCCGGGAATGGCGTGAGGGTGTGGAGCCGGCACCCGTGCCCACGGTGCTGCTGCGGATGGCCGCATGGCAGGCCAGCAACTTTGGGCTGCGCGGGGAGCTGCTGGACTTCGGCAGCTTCCGGCCCGTGCCTGCCCGGGACGTAGTGAACTCGCTGGTCGATTTCCTGGAGCCGGTGCTGGCCGAGAACGGCGAAATCGAACTGGCCAGGCAGGGTGTCGAGGCAATCTTCGCACGCGGCACCGGCGCTGCTGAACAGCGCGGCATCCGCCAGGTGGTGCTGGACAAAGCAGAGCCCGACGACGGCGGGCTGGGCGCCGTCGTCGCGCACGCCGTGCGCGCCACCCATAAGGGAACCGAGGAGTACGTCGGCCCGGACGCCGCGGACGCCCCGGAACTGTTGCGCGTCCGGCAGCTCTGA
- a CDS encoding UDP-N-acetylglucosamine 1-carboxyvinyltransferase, translating into MTQQTVEHVGLLLRDARGQKGWTQGQLAAELGTSQSAVARMEQGRQNMSLKMIQRLEAIFGRSFVQLGKSQMTHLRVEGGRTLSGSVDVNSSKNAGVALLCASLINRGTTTLRRLARIEEVNRIVEVLSSIGVECTWLNDNDLRLRRPATLDLASMDAEAARRTRSVIMLLGPLLDVTDEYRLPYAGGCDLGIRTVEPHMQALRQFGLSVEASSGFYSVQAPPTDELDRSFVLTERGDTVTENAIMAAAHRCGTTVIRNASPNYMVQDLCFYLQRLGVEIDGVGTTTLKITGKPAIDVDIEYFPSEDPIEAMSLITAGIVTNSEVTIRRVPIEFMEIELATLEQMGQQLEISGEYMARNGRTRLVDVTTKPSELRAPEDKIHPMPFPGLNIDNLPFFAVIAGNAEGQTMIHDWVYENRAIYLTELNKLGARIQLLDPHRIYVNGPTRWRAAEVGCPPALRPAACLLLAMLAARGVSELRNIYVIERGYEDLAERLNTIGAKIEYFQD; encoded by the coding sequence ATGACACAACAGACTGTTGAACATGTTGGTCTTCTGCTCCGCGACGCCCGCGGCCAGAAGGGGTGGACCCAGGGCCAGTTGGCCGCGGAACTGGGCACCAGCCAAAGTGCCGTGGCCCGCATGGAACAGGGCAGGCAGAACATGAGCCTGAAAATGATCCAGCGCCTGGAGGCCATCTTCGGCCGCAGCTTCGTCCAGCTCGGCAAATCGCAGATGACCCATCTTCGCGTAGAGGGCGGCAGGACGCTGTCGGGCTCCGTCGACGTCAACAGCAGCAAGAACGCCGGGGTCGCCCTCCTGTGCGCCAGCCTCATCAATCGCGGCACCACCACGCTGCGGCGGCTGGCCCGCATCGAGGAAGTCAACCGCATCGTCGAGGTCCTGAGCAGCATCGGCGTCGAATGCACCTGGCTCAACGACAACGACCTCCGCCTCCGCCGGCCCGCCACTCTCGACCTGGCGTCCATGGACGCCGAGGCAGCGCGCCGGACCCGCAGTGTCATCATGCTGCTGGGCCCGCTGCTTGATGTCACCGATGAATACCGATTGCCTTACGCCGGCGGCTGCGACCTGGGCATCCGGACCGTGGAGCCGCACATGCAGGCACTGCGGCAGTTCGGCCTGTCCGTGGAGGCCAGTTCGGGCTTCTACAGCGTGCAGGCACCTCCCACCGACGAACTGGACAGGTCCTTCGTGCTGACCGAGCGCGGCGACACCGTTACGGAGAATGCCATCATGGCCGCCGCCCACCGTTGCGGCACCACGGTCATCCGCAACGCCAGCCCCAACTATATGGTTCAGGACCTCTGCTTCTACCTGCAGCGGCTGGGCGTGGAGATCGACGGCGTCGGAACCACCACGCTGAAGATCACCGGCAAACCGGCCATCGACGTCGACATCGAGTACTTCCCCTCGGAAGACCCCATCGAGGCGATGAGCCTCATCACCGCCGGCATTGTCACCAACTCAGAGGTGACCATCCGCCGCGTGCCCATCGAATTCATGGAGATCGAACTGGCCACCCTGGAGCAGATGGGCCAGCAGCTGGAGATCTCCGGCGAGTATATGGCCCGCAACGGGCGCACCCGGCTGGTGGACGTGACCACGAAGCCCTCGGAGCTGCGCGCGCCGGAGGACAAGATCCACCCGATGCCGTTCCCCGGGCTGAACATCGACAACCTGCCGTTCTTCGCGGTGATCGCGGGCAACGCCGAAGGCCAGACCATGATCCACGACTGGGTCTACGAGAACCGCGCGATCTACTTGACGGAGCTGAACAAGCTGGGTGCCCGGATCCAGCTCCTGGATCCGCACCGCATCTACGTCAACGGGCCCACGCGCTGGCGTGCCGCGGAGGTGGGCTGCCCGCCCGCGCTGCGTCCCGCTGCCTGCCTCCTCCTGGCGATGCTGGCGGCCCGCGGAGTTTCCGAGCTGCGCAACATCTACGTCATCGAGCGCGGCTACGAGGACCTCGCGGAGCGGCTCAACACCATTGGCGCCAAGATCGAGTACTTCCAGGACTGA
- a CDS encoding GNAT family N-acetyltransferase, whose translation MEHTCSVRQAALEDAEVLARLHLECWRETYTHLLSPGFMARQGVEERLAMWRRLLAGPHAGRQFVADDAGKLVGFAGSLPPAEGLREQTELWGIYLLASHHHRGLGQALLEAAIGNEAAALWVAEDNPRAQAFYQRNGFAFTGARDTIEDWEGLAEVRMARPAGLARPAGLARPAG comes from the coding sequence ATGGAGCACACCTGCAGCGTCCGCCAGGCCGCCTTGGAGGACGCCGAGGTCCTGGCCCGGCTCCATTTGGAATGCTGGCGCGAAACCTACACCCACCTGCTGTCACCCGGCTTCATGGCCAGGCAAGGCGTGGAAGAGCGGCTGGCCATGTGGCGGCGCCTTCTGGCCGGCCCGCATGCCGGCCGGCAGTTCGTAGCGGACGACGCCGGGAAGCTGGTGGGGTTTGCCGGTTCGCTTCCGCCCGCGGAGGGGCTGAGGGAGCAGACCGAGCTCTGGGGCATCTATCTCCTCGCCTCGCACCATCACAGGGGGCTCGGCCAGGCCCTGCTCGAGGCTGCGATCGGGAACGAAGCGGCTGCGCTGTGGGTCGCCGAGGACAACCCCCGCGCCCAGGCCTTCTACCAGCGCAACGGCTTCGCCTTCACCGGCGCCAGGGACACGATCGAAGACTGGGAGGGGCTGGCCGAGGTCCGGATGGCCCGGCCTGCGGGGCTGGCGCGGCCTGCGGGGCTGGCGCGCCCGGCGGGTTAA
- a CDS encoding energy-coupling factor transporter transmembrane component T family protein yields MRDALTLAGNRAVLTRANPLAKFAAVFLITLVLALSIDWMSASVALVCELLAFPLAGLTFSLLWQRGWPLIAAAAVGGWSTSILSPDSGRILLDVGLWSMSEGSLQLGLGFLLRGLAIALPAVLLMSCTDPTDLADALAQKARLPHRFVLGTLAAMRLVGLMAEEWQTIGMARRARGVGSRGNPWQRVRATLGQSFGLLVQAIRRATRLAVTMEARGFGGASRTWARASTYSVLDAWVVLGGVLIAAGAVAAALWAGTWNMVWLQGS; encoded by the coding sequence ATGAGGGACGCACTGACACTTGCCGGAAACCGGGCGGTGCTGACGCGCGCCAATCCGCTGGCCAAATTCGCGGCAGTCTTCCTGATCACCCTGGTCTTGGCGCTGTCCATCGACTGGATGTCGGCGTCGGTGGCTCTCGTGTGCGAACTGCTGGCCTTCCCGCTGGCAGGGCTGACGTTCTCGCTGCTGTGGCAGCGCGGCTGGCCCCTGATCGCCGCGGCGGCCGTCGGCGGCTGGAGCACCTCCATCCTGTCGCCGGACAGCGGAAGGATACTGCTCGACGTCGGACTCTGGTCCATGAGTGAAGGTTCCCTTCAGCTGGGGCTGGGTTTTCTGCTGCGGGGCCTGGCCATTGCCCTGCCCGCCGTGCTGCTGATGAGCTGCACTGATCCCACCGACCTCGCGGACGCCCTGGCGCAAAAGGCACGGCTGCCGCACCGCTTTGTGCTGGGTACCCTGGCTGCCATGCGGCTGGTCGGACTGATGGCCGAGGAATGGCAGACCATCGGCATGGCCAGGCGCGCCCGCGGCGTCGGATCGCGCGGCAACCCGTGGCAACGGGTGCGGGCCACCCTGGGCCAGAGCTTCGGCCTCCTGGTCCAGGCCATCCGCCGCGCCACCCGCCTCGCCGTGACCATGGAAGCCCGCGGATTCGGCGGGGCCAGCCGGACCTGGGCGCGCGCGTCCACTTACAGCGTGCTGGACGCTTGGGTGGTGCTCGGCGGAGTGCTGATCGCTGCCGGCGCCGTGGCTGCCGCGCTGTGGGCCGGCACCTGGAACATGGTGTGGCTGCAGGGCTCTTAA